The Polymorphobacter megasporae genome window below encodes:
- a CDS encoding AraC family transcriptional regulator: MDTPPHPSLIAVVDWIEAHLDEPLTLDAIADHSGRSPYHFSRLFTARMGRSVMTHVRGRRLIRAGQRLVNDPDARLIDLAFDCGFESQEAFTRAFRRVFGVAPGRFRQGFALTPIEGQYPMTMPDTHHVAAAVTLLPDLVAIPAFVVAGPSSRFDASTKAAIPHLWSRLIGALPFAGQIDSWATFGVVSEADRSESSFDYMAGVEIVADAAVPEGFAVMPIPSATYAVFRIVLNGGPVHPQVKAAMAAVWGELIPASGLTVADSPDFERYDGKFAPIKPGATIDFHVPVAV, translated from the coding sequence ATGGACACGCCGCCGCACCCCAGCCTGATCGCAGTCGTCGACTGGATCGAGGCGCATCTCGACGAGCCGCTGACGCTCGACGCGATCGCCGATCATTCGGGGCGGTCGCCGTATCACTTCTCGCGGCTGTTCACCGCGCGGATGGGCCGCAGCGTGATGACGCATGTCCGCGGGCGGCGGCTGATCAGGGCCGGCCAGCGCCTCGTCAACGACCCCGATGCCCGGCTGATCGACCTCGCCTTCGACTGCGGATTCGAATCGCAGGAGGCGTTCACCCGCGCTTTTCGCCGCGTCTTCGGGGTCGCTCCCGGACGCTTTCGCCAGGGTTTCGCCCTCACTCCGATCGAAGGACAATATCCGATGACGATGCCCGACACCCACCACGTCGCCGCCGCTGTCACCCTCCTGCCGGATCTCGTTGCAATCCCCGCCTTCGTCGTCGCAGGGCCGTCGAGCCGCTTCGATGCGTCGACCAAGGCCGCGATTCCGCACCTCTGGTCGCGGCTGATCGGGGCGCTGCCGTTTGCTGGCCAGATCGATAGCTGGGCGACATTCGGCGTCGTCTCCGAAGCCGACCGCAGCGAAAGCAGCTTCGATTATATGGCGGGCGTCGAGATCGTCGCCGACGCGGCCGTGCCCGAGGGCTTCGCCGTCATGCCAATCCCTTCAGCGACTTACGCGGTGTTTCGCATCGTCCTCAACGGCGGCCCGGTCCACCCGCAGGTCAAGGCGGCGATGGCGGCGGTGTGGGGCGAGTTGATCCCGGCATCGGGGCTGACGGTCGCCGACAGCCCCGACTTCGAGCGTTACGACGGCAAATTCGCCCCGATTAAGCCTGGGGCGACGATCGACTTTCATGTTCCCGTAGCGGTGTGA
- the ligA gene encoding NAD-dependent DNA ligase LigA yields the protein MAEDTAQPAEPAAELARLAAEIAEHAARYHRDDAPTISDADYDAMVRRNAELEAAYPDLKRADSPSETVGAVAAAGFGKVVHSRPMLSLDNAFADDEVVEFIARVRRFLRLGDDEAVAITAEPKIDGLSVSLVYRDGVLVSGATRGDGAVGEDVTANLATVSDVPQRLPDGAPAIVEVRGEIYMSKADFLALNAAQASAGQRLFANPRNAAAGSLRQLDVAVTRARPLRLFAHGWGEMSTVPGDTQAGVMAAISGWGFPVSDRLKVCDTVDDALSVYRSIEIDRAELPYDIDGVVYKVDRLDWQARLGQVARSPRWALAHKFPAERATTTLLAIDIQVGRTGQLTPVARLEPVGVGGVIVTNATLHNEDEIARKDVRVGDIVELQRAGDVIPQILGPVPSDAPRGEAFVFPGVCPACGSLAVREAGEVARRCTGGLICPAQRIERLRHFVSRRALDIEGLGSERIELFVGEGLITTPADIFRLRDHRDALVARKGFEAKSVDNLLAGIEARRDVPLDRLLFGLGIRHVGEVTARDLARAFVTYQGFAERVAAALEHLQAAVPVIGETDDKFRKRRAGELAALFAVGGVGPEIAEAITDFFAEAHNRDLVADLLAAITVADLVHATEASQVSGKIVVFTGTLETMSRDEARAQAERLGARVAASVSAKTDLVIAGPGAGSKAAKAAALGITVIDEAAWQEIAGAV from the coding sequence ATGGCCGAAGATACCGCTCAACCTGCCGAACCCGCCGCCGAACTCGCGCGTCTCGCGGCGGAAATAGCCGAGCACGCCGCGCGTTATCACCGCGACGACGCGCCGACGATCAGCGATGCCGACTACGATGCAATGGTCCGGCGCAACGCCGAGCTAGAGGCGGCGTATCCAGACCTGAAGCGCGCCGATTCGCCGTCCGAAACCGTCGGGGCTGTGGCTGCGGCGGGGTTTGGCAAGGTCGTCCACTCCCGCCCGATGTTGAGTCTCGACAATGCATTCGCCGATGACGAGGTGGTCGAGTTCATCGCACGGGTCCGACGGTTTCTCCGGCTTGGTGATGACGAAGCCGTCGCCATAACCGCCGAGCCGAAGATCGACGGGTTGTCGGTGTCGCTCGTCTATCGCGACGGCGTACTGGTCAGCGGGGCGACGCGCGGCGACGGGGCGGTGGGCGAGGACGTTACCGCCAACCTCGCGACGGTCAGCGACGTTCCGCAGCGGCTGCCCGATGGGGCGCCGGCGATCGTCGAGGTGCGTGGTGAAATCTATATGTCGAAGGCCGACTTCCTCGCCTTGAACGCGGCGCAGGCGAGCGCGGGGCAGCGGCTGTTCGCCAATCCGCGCAACGCGGCGGCGGGGTCGCTGCGCCAGCTCGACGTCGCGGTGACGCGCGCGCGGCCTCTGCGCTTGTTCGCACATGGCTGGGGCGAGATGAGCACCGTCCCCGGCGACACCCAGGCGGGGGTGATGGCGGCGATCTCCGGCTGGGGCTTTCCGGTAAGCGATCGCCTTAAGGTCTGCGATACCGTCGACGACGCGCTAAGTGTCTATCGCAGCATCGAAATCGACCGTGCCGAGCTGCCGTACGACATCGACGGGGTGGTCTATAAGGTCGATCGACTCGACTGGCAGGCGCGGCTTGGGCAGGTCGCGCGGTCGCCGCGCTGGGCGCTCGCGCATAAATTCCCCGCCGAGCGCGCGACGACGACGCTGCTCGCGATCGACATCCAGGTCGGGCGGACGGGGCAGTTGACCCCGGTCGCGCGGCTCGAACCTGTCGGCGTCGGCGGGGTGATCGTGACCAACGCGACGCTCCACAACGAGGATGAGATCGCGCGCAAGGACGTCCGCGTCGGCGACATCGTCGAACTCCAGCGCGCCGGCGATGTCATCCCGCAGATCCTCGGCCCGGTGCCGAGCGACGCCCCGCGCGGCGAAGCCTTTGTTTTCCCAGGCGTCTGCCCGGCGTGCGGCAGCCTTGCGGTGCGCGAGGCGGGGGAGGTCGCGCGGCGCTGCACCGGCGGGCTGATCTGCCCGGCGCAGCGGATCGAGCGGCTGCGGCACTTCGTGTCGCGGCGCGCGCTCGACATCGAGGGACTCGGGTCGGAGCGGATCGAGCTGTTCGTCGGCGAGGGGCTGATCACGACTCCGGCCGATATCTTCCGTCTCAGGGATCACCGCGATGCGCTCGTCGCGCGCAAGGGGTTCGAGGCGAAGTCGGTCGACAACCTGCTCGCGGGGATCGAGGCGCGGCGCGACGTGCCACTCGACCGCCTCCTGTTCGGGCTCGGCATCCGCCACGTCGGCGAGGTCACCGCACGCGATCTGGCGCGGGCGTTCGTGACATATCAAGGCTTTGCCGAGCGGGTCGCGGCGGCGCTCGAGCATCTGCAGGCGGCGGTGCCGGTGATCGGCGAGACCGACGACAAGTTCCGCAAGCGGCGCGCCGGAGAGCTGGCGGCGCTGTTCGCGGTCGGCGGGGTCGGCCCCGAGATTGCCGAGGCGATCACCGACTTCTTCGCCGAGGCGCATAACCGCGATCTCGTCGCCGACCTGCTCGCGGCGATCACGGTCGCCGATCTTGTCCATGCGACCGAGGCGTCGCAGGTGTCGGGCAAGATTGTCGTGTTCACCGGCACGCTCGAAACGATGAGCCGCGACGAGGCGCGGGCGCAGGCCGAGCGGCTGGGGGCGCGGGTCGCGGCATCGGTGTCGGCGAAGACCGATCTGGTTATTGCTGGTCCCGGTGCGGGGTCTAAAGCAGCGAAAGCGGCGGCGCTCGGGATCACGGTGATCGACGAAGCGGCATGGCAGGAAATCGCCGGAGCGGTTTGA
- a CDS encoding alpha/beta fold hydrolase — translation MTALGCAAALAVVLTVTVTAAAPLADPGVQLARLPDGRHLAFRCTGSGTPTVLLEGGWAASSLAWSKVERLVALVTRVCSYDRAGLGLSDGGPAPRDGAAIARDLDEGLRALKIAGPFVVAGHSAGGLYVRVFADRRPGDVVGMVLVDPSVEYQDKRLSAVFGPGAGSTAGIRNRAAACLAAAKAHALPSPDPKLVRCAAATPIATWETQVAELDSLWGATSDEVAGGRSSYGALPLIVLTAGDTNAALPDPSRRVADRVWAGLHQELAEHSTIGVRRTVERTGHLIPRDRPDAVADAIIEVVKAARGEPLGTPRPIG, via the coding sequence GTTGTCCTGACCGTCACCGTCACCGCCGCCGCACCCCTCGCCGACCCCGGGGTGCAACTCGCCCGCTTGCCTGACGGGCGACACCTCGCCTTCCGCTGCACAGGGAGCGGCACTCCGACTGTCCTCCTCGAAGGCGGCTGGGCAGCGTCGTCGCTCGCTTGGAGCAAGGTCGAGCGGCTCGTCGCACTGGTCACCCGCGTCTGCAGCTACGATCGCGCCGGCCTTGGGCTCAGCGATGGCGGCCCGGCGCCGCGCGACGGCGCCGCGATCGCCCGCGATCTCGACGAGGGGCTCCGCGCGCTCAAGATCGCCGGGCCGTTCGTCGTCGCCGGACACTCGGCGGGCGGGTTATACGTCCGCGTCTTCGCCGATCGCCGTCCGGGCGACGTCGTCGGCATGGTCCTCGTCGACCCGAGTGTCGAATACCAGGACAAGCGCCTCAGCGCGGTGTTCGGTCCGGGCGCGGGCAGCACCGCCGGGATTCGCAACCGCGCCGCAGCGTGCCTCGCCGCCGCCAAGGCGCATGCGCTGCCGTCGCCCGATCCCAAGCTCGTTAGATGCGCCGCCGCGACCCCGATCGCGACGTGGGAGACGCAGGTCGCTGAACTCGACAGCCTGTGGGGTGCAACGTCGGACGAGGTCGCAGGCGGCCGGTCGAGCTATGGCGCGCTGCCGTTGATCGTCCTCACCGCGGGCGACACCAACGCCGCGCTGCCCGATCCCTCGCGCCGCGTCGCCGATCGCGTCTGGGCCGGACTGCACCAGGAACTTGCCGAACACTCGACGATCGGCGTGCGGCGGACGGTCGAGCGGACCGGCCATCTGATCCCCAGGGACCGCCCCGATGCCGTCGCCGACGCGATTATCGAGGTCGTCAAAGCGGCGCGGGGAGAGCCGCTTGGCACCCCCCGGCCCATCGGCTAA
- the recN gene encoding DNA repair protein RecN, translating into MLTAIDIRDVVLIEALRLDFAAGLSVLTGETGAGKSILLDSLGLALGARGDAGLVRSGAAFASVTASFSVGASHPARALLDDNDLDHEGDIILRRRIAADGGGRAFINDQPVSVALLRELGTRLVEIHGQHDDRGLLNPRGHRDLLDAFGGLTVEVKSVATDYAAWRAAEAALEAAKVALEAGQRDREWLDHAVAELTALAPQPGEEAELAEARSSMQKGARLAGDLDAVTTHLLGSDGGLASLRQAARRLDRLAPEHPLLASALESLDRAVIEASEAEDALAAAGLALSFAPEQLDATEARLFELRAQARKHRVDPDALPALAADLAARAAAIDAGELGLTALTKTMAAAKAAFVKSAAALTTARIATAARLDAAVTGELGPLKLDAARFRTAIAAASEGAGGADAVQFEISTNPGAPFGPLVKIASGGELSRFILALKVALAETGTAGTMIFDEIDRGVGGAVASAIGDRLARLSGTTQVLVVTHSPQVAARGANQWRIAKSVDGTVTRTGVTPLDADERREEIARMLSGAEVTDEARAQAARLLALA; encoded by the coding sequence ATGTTAACCGCCATCGATATTCGCGACGTCGTCCTGATCGAAGCCTTGCGCCTCGACTTTGCCGCAGGACTGAGCGTCCTCACTGGTGAAACCGGGGCGGGCAAGTCGATCCTGCTCGACAGCCTCGGTCTCGCGCTCGGCGCGCGCGGTGATGCCGGCCTCGTTCGTTCGGGCGCCGCCTTCGCCAGCGTCACCGCGAGCTTCAGTGTCGGCGCGTCGCACCCCGCGCGCGCGCTACTCGACGACAACGATCTCGATCATGAAGGCGACATCATCCTCCGGCGGCGGATCGCAGCCGACGGCGGCGGGCGCGCGTTCATCAACGATCAGCCGGTGTCGGTCGCGTTGCTCCGCGAACTCGGCACGCGATTGGTCGAGATTCACGGCCAGCACGATGATCGCGGCCTGCTCAATCCGCGTGGCCACCGTGACCTGCTCGATGCATTTGGCGGATTGACCGTCGAGGTTAAATCCGTCGCCACCGACTATGCCGCGTGGCGTGCTGCCGAAGCCGCGCTCGAGGCGGCGAAGGTCGCGCTCGAGGCGGGGCAGCGTGACCGCGAGTGGCTCGACCATGCGGTGGCCGAATTGACCGCGCTGGCACCTCAGCCGGGGGAGGAGGCCGAACTCGCCGAGGCGCGATCGTCGATGCAGAAGGGTGCGCGGCTCGCGGGTGATCTCGACGCTGTGACAACGCATCTTCTTGGGTCGGACGGTGGTCTCGCGAGCCTGCGGCAGGCGGCGCGGCGGCTCGACCGGCTCGCTCCCGAGCACCCGTTGCTCGCTAGTGCGCTGGAGAGCCTCGATCGCGCGGTGATCGAGGCGAGCGAGGCCGAGGACGCGCTCGCCGCCGCCGGTCTCGCGCTCAGTTTCGCTCCCGAGCAGCTCGACGCGACCGAGGCGCGGCTGTTCGAACTGCGCGCGCAGGCGCGCAAGCACCGCGTCGACCCCGACGCACTCCCCGCGCTCGCCGCAGACCTCGCCGCGCGCGCAGCGGCGATCGACGCCGGGGAGTTGGGTTTAACCGCGCTGACGAAGACGATGGCTGCGGCAAAGGCGGCATTCGTCAAGTCGGCGGCGGCCCTGACCACCGCGCGGATCGCCACCGCCGCCCGGCTCGACGCCGCGGTGACCGGCGAACTTGGCCCGCTCAAGCTCGACGCCGCGCGCTTTCGCACCGCGATCGCGGCGGCTTCCGAGGGGGCCGGCGGAGCCGATGCGGTTCAGTTCGAAATCTCGACCAACCCCGGCGCGCCGTTCGGCCCGCTCGTGAAGATCGCCTCGGGGGGCGAGCTGTCGCGCTTCATTCTCGCACTGAAGGTCGCGCTCGCCGAAACCGGAACGGCGGGGACGATGATCTTCGATGAAATCGATCGCGGGGTCGGCGGGGCTGTGGCGAGCGCGATCGGTGACCGGCTCGCCCGGCTGTCGGGAACCACGCAGGTTCTCGTCGTCACCCACTCGCCGCAGGTCGCGGCGCGCGGCGCGAACCAATGGCGCATCGCCAAGTCGGTCGACGGCACCGTCACCCGCACCGGCGTCACCCCGCTCGACGCGGACGAACGCCGCGAGGAAATCGCCCGGATGCTGTCGGGGGCGGAGGTCACCGACGAAGCGCGGGCGCAGGCGGCGCGGCTGCTCGCGCTCGCCTGA
- a CDS encoding outer membrane protein assembly factor BamD: MIQSRVLRLVLLPSFAVGLALSGCASTKAKKDRPYVARDVDTLYTAAQETLARRQYKLAAAQFDEVERQHPYSVWARRAQLMSAYSYYVSQDYNEAILSAQRFISLHPGSREAPYAYYVVAVSYYEQITSVDRDQKITLKALDALQELIRRYPNSEYAADARLKVDLTRDHLAGKEMEVGRYYQANKQFIGAVDRFRTVIDTYNTTSHTPEALERLVECYLALGLPEEAKKAAAVLGYNYPGTKWYKHSYTLMTKKVA, from the coding sequence ATGATCCAGTCCCGCGTGCTTCGTCTCGTCCTGCTGCCGTCGTTCGCCGTCGGGCTCGCGCTCAGCGGCTGTGCCTCGACCAAGGCGAAGAAAGACCGTCCGTACGTCGCGCGCGACGTCGACACGCTTTACACCGCGGCGCAGGAGACGCTCGCCCGTCGCCAGTATAAGCTCGCCGCCGCGCAGTTCGACGAGGTCGAGCGCCAGCATCCATACTCGGTCTGGGCGCGACGGGCGCAGTTGATGTCGGCGTATAGCTATTACGTCAGCCAGGATTACAACGAGGCGATCCTGTCGGCGCAGCGCTTTATCTCGCTCCATCCCGGCAGCCGCGAGGCACCATATGCCTATTACGTCGTCGCGGTCAGCTATTACGAGCAGATCACGTCGGTCGACCGCGACCAGAAGATCACCCTGAAGGCGCTCGATGCACTGCAGGAACTGATCCGCCGCTACCCCAATTCGGAATACGCCGCCGATGCCCGGCTCAAGGTCGACCTGACGCGCGACCATCTCGCGGGCAAGGAGATGGAAGTCGGGCGTTATTATCAGGCGAACAAGCAGTTCATCGGCGCGGTCGACCGCTTCCGCACCGTCATCGACACCTACAACACGACGAGCCACACCCCCGAGGCGCTCGAGCGGCTCGTCGAATGCTACCTCGCGCTCGGCCTGCCCGAGGAAGCGAAAAAGGCCGCAGCAGTTCTCGGCTACAACTATCCCGGGACCAAGTGGTACAAGCACAGCTATACGCTGATGACCAAGAAGGTCGCCTGA